DNA sequence from the Candidatus Kaistella beijingensis genome:
AGCGCCAGATTTGGTTCTATAATTTGAATCTACATAAGGTTTCAAAGTTTCTGCAATAAACTGCATGTATTGATCGCCTTCTCCACCGCCGTATTGCGGGTTATTCCACGGTGTATATTCGTTAATTCTGTTTGAACCACCGTTTTCGATTCCCACTACAATTGCACCGTAATCACCTTGTGAAAAGAGGTTGTTTAAGGTTTCATCAATTTGCCACTCTCCAGAAAAAGAGGTCGCATTATCGAATAAATTTTGCCCATCCTGCATATAAATTATTGGGTAAGTTTTGGTAGAAGTTTGATAGTCAGGAGGTAAATAAATCCATATTTTTCTGTTTCTGTTCAATTGAGGCATGAAGAAAGAATTGCTCATGATGTGAACATTTGAAGCAGCCGTGCTTGCATTTCCGGCACCCAAATCTTCCCAGGACTGAATGGTTAAATTCAATGTTTGAGCGGTTCCGCTAAAAGTAAAAGTGCGGTTTGGTAAATAATTTCCTGTAGCGTTTCCTTCTACAGTATTCCAACTTCCGCGGGTAAATTTATATTCCGCAATTCCGCTTCCTTCAGGAACGGTATAAACAAAATTTCCATTTCCATCAGAAACCATTGGCGTTGAAGATGGGTTCCATCCGTTAAAACTTCCCGCAACATAAATCGTTGCAGCAGTTGGTGTATTTGTTGGGATCGACGTGATTTTCAACGTAACCTGCGAAAAGATGAATGTTGAAGACAGAACAAAAAATAATAGATATTTTCTCATCAATTAAATACTAATTTAATTTTGGATTAATGTTTAAAGAATTCCATTAAGTCCATATAGTTTTTTTGGTTCACGCCGTGTCCGCTCATATATTCTCGGAACGTGAAATAGCACCCTAAATCATAGAGTAGATCGGCTGCTTTTCTTCCCCAATCCAACGGAATTACGGCATCTTCGGTTCCGTGGGAAATAAAAAAACGTAATTTTTCGAGTTTCTTTTTATCTTTTGATATGTTTTCCAACAGTTTTTCTTCAGGGTAACAGCTCATACAGGCAACCTTTGAGAATAAATCAGGATTCTGCAAAGCCAAAGCATAACTTAAGATTCCACCTTGCGAAAAACCGCAAAGATGCGTTTCGTTATCGGTTAGTCCATAATGATTGGTGATTATTAATATACTTTCTAAAATTGTTTTTTCAGATTGTTTAGCTTGAGGAATGTCAATTCGGTTTTCGGCATTCATCAAATCAATATCATACCAAGAATAACCTCCGTAAGGAGTAGAAAATGGTGCACGAAAACTCACAACCAACCAATCTTCTGGTAGAGTAGGGACGAAGGAAAAGAGGTCTTCCTCGTTGCTTCCGTAACCGTGCAGTAAAATTAAAAGTGGAGTTTTTGGGGTGATATTTTGTGGTTCTCGAACCAAATATTGTAAATCCATGCGGCAAATATACTGAAATTTGAAGCTTTAAAAACCATGGTGATTATGACGTAAAACTTGCTTGATTACATTCCATTTTTATCAGGCTTGTAGAAATGTTCGATTGAAAAATATGTATATAATTTATTATTTTACTGATATATTTGCAATGCTATATTGATAATTTTTAGCGACTAAATCTATTGATTTTTCTTTTGCTAATGAGGATTTCTAAATGCGATTTTTAAAATTTTAAAATGGTCTTGTGTTTTTTAAACTATATTTTCCAATTTTATACAAAAAATTTTTTATATAAAGTTATAGTTTATATGTATTTGTT
Encoded proteins:
- a CDS encoding alpha/beta hydrolase-fold protein → MRKYLLFFVLSSTFIFSQVTLKITSIPTNTPTAATIYVAGSFNGWNPSSTPMVSDGNGNFVYTVPEGSGIAEYKFTRGSWNTVEGNATGNYLPNRTFTFSGTAQTLNLTIQSWEDLGAGNASTAASNVHIMSNSFFMPQLNRNRKIWIYLPPDYQTSTKTYPIIYMQDGQNLFDNATSFSGEWQIDETLNNLFSQGDYGAIVVGIENGGSNRINEYTPWNNPQYGGGEGDQYMQFIAETLKPYVDSNYRTKSGAEYNALIGSSLGALISNYGAVKYSGVFSKIGSFSPAYWIVRDQFNNYIQTSTANLSNMRIYFVAGSNESSTMASDIETVKNNLQAKGLKSTNTLVKLDSYGQHNENYWKGEFAAAYKWIFQNSALQVDNISKKKISVVLEKGNLLVNGLDKNLPAEILDYSGRTVEGIILKNGWNKLKHDLKKGSYLLKTPNESVKFLSR
- a CDS encoding alpha/beta hydrolase codes for the protein MDLQYLVREPQNITPKTPLLILLHGYGSNEEDLFSFVPTLPEDWLVVSFRAPFSTPYGGYSWYDIDLMNAENRIDIPQAKQSEKTILESILIITNHYGLTDNETHLCGFSQGGILSYALALQNPDLFSKVACMSCYPEEKLLENISKDKKKLEKLRFFISHGTEDAVIPLDWGRKAADLLYDLGCYFTFREYMSGHGVNQKNYMDLMEFFKH